In Rhinolophus ferrumequinum isolate MPI-CBG mRhiFer1 chromosome 25, mRhiFer1_v1.p, whole genome shotgun sequence, the following proteins share a genomic window:
- the TIRAP gene encoding toll/interleukin-1 receptor domain-containing adapter protein isoform X3 produces the protein MCREPCSRSENQVVLAIAGRWVGFQPGLLSAAWRRRPNENSGLSRVSPADWLRQALSKKPKEMPVSQESPPCDAPQPRSQDCPPPPGRSSPTSAAVSPDLPPAHEGASSSNSGGRWSRDYDVCVCHSEEDLAAAQELVAYLEGSSVGLRCFLQLRDAAPGGAIVSELCRALDSSHCRVLLITPGFLRDPWCRYQGCLPRGAPLHVLRGRPGS, from the exons ATGTGCAGAGAGCCCTGCAGTAGGTCGGAGAATCAGGTGGTGCTGGCCATTGCAGGAAGGTGGGTGGGATTCCAGCCTGGGCTCCTCTCTGCGGCCTGGAGGAGGCGACCTAATGAGAATTCTGGCCTGAGCAGAGTTTCTCCCGCAGACTGGCTCAGGCAGGCCCTATCGAAGAAGCCCAAGGAGATGCCCGTGTCCCAGGAAAGCCCCCCCTGTGACGCTCCACAGCCGAGATCGCAGGACTGCCCCCCACCGCCGGGCCGCAGCTCCCCCACATCGGCAGCGGTGTCTCCCGATCTGCCGCCCGCACACGAGGGCGCCTCCAGCAGCAACAGCGGTGGCCGCTGGAGCAGGGACTACGATGTGTGCGTGTGCCACAGCGAGGAGGACTTGGCGGCCGCGCAGGAGCTGGTCGCCTACCTGGAGGGCAGCTCGGTGGGCCTACGCTGCTTCCTGCAGCTGCGCGACGCAGCCCCAGGTGGCGCCATTGTGTCCGAGCTGTGCCGCGCGCTGGACAGCAGCCACTGCCGCGTGCTGCTCATCACGCCCGGCTTCCTGCGCGACCCGTGGTGCAGGTACCAG GGCTGCCTACCCCGCGGAGCTCCGCTTCATGTACTTCGTGGACGGCCGGGGTCCTGA
- the TIRAP gene encoding toll/interleukin-1 receptor domain-containing adapter protein isoform X2, translating to MASSSSFPAPGSRSKKPLGKMADWLRQALSKKPKEMPVSQESPPCDAPQPRSQDCPPPPGRSSPTSAAVSPDLPPAHEGASSSNSGGRWSRDYDVCVCHSEEDLAAAQELVAYLEGSSVGLRCFLQLRDAAPGGAIVSELCRALDSSHCRVLLITPGFLRDPWCRYQMLQALSQAPGAEGRTIPLLAGLARAAYPAELRFMYFVDGRGPERGFRQVKEAVQRYLQTLR from the exons ATGGCGtcatcctcctccttcccagctccTGGCTCCCGGTCCAAGAAGCCTCTGGGCAAGATGGCTG ACTGGCTCAGGCAGGCCCTATCGAAGAAGCCCAAGGAGATGCCCGTGTCCCAGGAAAGCCCCCCCTGTGACGCTCCACAGCCGAGATCGCAGGACTGCCCCCCACCGCCGGGCCGCAGCTCCCCCACATCGGCAGCGGTGTCTCCCGATCTGCCGCCCGCACACGAGGGCGCCTCCAGCAGCAACAGCGGTGGCCGCTGGAGCAGGGACTACGATGTGTGCGTGTGCCACAGCGAGGAGGACTTGGCGGCCGCGCAGGAGCTGGTCGCCTACCTGGAGGGCAGCTCGGTGGGCCTACGCTGCTTCCTGCAGCTGCGCGACGCAGCCCCAGGTGGCGCCATTGTGTCCGAGCTGTGCCGCGCGCTGGACAGCAGCCACTGCCGCGTGCTGCTCATCACGCCCGGCTTCCTGCGCGACCCGTGGTGCAGGTACCAGATGCTGCAGGCCCTGAGCCAGGCCCCGGGCGCAGAGGGCCGCACCATCCCCCTGCTCGCCGGCCTGGCCAGGGCTGCCTACCCCGCGGAGCTCCGCTTCATGTACTTCGTGGACGGCCGGGGTCCTGAACGCGGCTTCCGCCAAGTCAAGGAGGCCGTCCAGCGCT atCTGCAGACCCTCAGGTGA
- the TIRAP gene encoding toll/interleukin-1 receptor domain-containing adapter protein isoform X4 codes for MPVSQESPPCDAPQPRSQDCPPPPGRSSPTSAAVSPDLPPAHEGASSSNSGGRWSRDYDVCVCHSEEDLAAAQELVAYLEGSSVGLRCFLQLRDAAPGGAIVSELCRALDSSHCRVLLITPGFLRDPWCRYQMLQALSQAPGAEGRTIPLLAGLARAAYPAELRFMYFVDGRGPERGFRQVKEAVQRYLQTLR; via the exons ATGCCCGTGTCCCAGGAAAGCCCCCCCTGTGACGCTCCACAGCCGAGATCGCAGGACTGCCCCCCACCGCCGGGCCGCAGCTCCCCCACATCGGCAGCGGTGTCTCCCGATCTGCCGCCCGCACACGAGGGCGCCTCCAGCAGCAACAGCGGTGGCCGCTGGAGCAGGGACTACGATGTGTGCGTGTGCCACAGCGAGGAGGACTTGGCGGCCGCGCAGGAGCTGGTCGCCTACCTGGAGGGCAGCTCGGTGGGCCTACGCTGCTTCCTGCAGCTGCGCGACGCAGCCCCAGGTGGCGCCATTGTGTCCGAGCTGTGCCGCGCGCTGGACAGCAGCCACTGCCGCGTGCTGCTCATCACGCCCGGCTTCCTGCGCGACCCGTGGTGCAGGTACCAGATGCTGCAGGCCCTGAGCCAGGCCCCGGGCGCAGAGGGCCGCACCATCCCCCTGCTCGCCGGCCTGGCCAGGGCTGCCTACCCCGCGGAGCTCCGCTTCATGTACTTCGTGGACGGCCGGGGTCCTGAACGCGGCTTCCGCCAAGTCAAGGAGGCCGTCCAGCGCT atCTGCAGACCCTCAGGTGA
- the TIRAP gene encoding toll/interleukin-1 receptor domain-containing adapter protein isoform X1, which translates to MCREPCSRSENQVVLAIAGRWVGFQPGLLSAAWRRRPNENSGLSRVSPADWLRQALSKKPKEMPVSQESPPCDAPQPRSQDCPPPPGRSSPTSAAVSPDLPPAHEGASSSNSGGRWSRDYDVCVCHSEEDLAAAQELVAYLEGSSVGLRCFLQLRDAAPGGAIVSELCRALDSSHCRVLLITPGFLRDPWCRYQMLQALSQAPGAEGRTIPLLAGLARAAYPAELRFMYFVDGRGPERGFRQVKEAVQRYLQTLR; encoded by the exons ATGTGCAGAGAGCCCTGCAGTAGGTCGGAGAATCAGGTGGTGCTGGCCATTGCAGGAAGGTGGGTGGGATTCCAGCCTGGGCTCCTCTCTGCGGCCTGGAGGAGGCGACCTAATGAGAATTCTGGCCTGAGCAGAGTTTCTCCCGCAGACTGGCTCAGGCAGGCCCTATCGAAGAAGCCCAAGGAGATGCCCGTGTCCCAGGAAAGCCCCCCCTGTGACGCTCCACAGCCGAGATCGCAGGACTGCCCCCCACCGCCGGGCCGCAGCTCCCCCACATCGGCAGCGGTGTCTCCCGATCTGCCGCCCGCACACGAGGGCGCCTCCAGCAGCAACAGCGGTGGCCGCTGGAGCAGGGACTACGATGTGTGCGTGTGCCACAGCGAGGAGGACTTGGCGGCCGCGCAGGAGCTGGTCGCCTACCTGGAGGGCAGCTCGGTGGGCCTACGCTGCTTCCTGCAGCTGCGCGACGCAGCCCCAGGTGGCGCCATTGTGTCCGAGCTGTGCCGCGCGCTGGACAGCAGCCACTGCCGCGTGCTGCTCATCACGCCCGGCTTCCTGCGCGACCCGTGGTGCAGGTACCAGATGCTGCAGGCCCTGAGCCAGGCCCCGGGCGCAGAGGGCCGCACCATCCCCCTGCTCGCCGGCCTGGCCAGGGCTGCCTACCCCGCGGAGCTCCGCTTCATGTACTTCGTGGACGGCCGGGGTCCTGAACGCGGCTTCCGCCAAGTCAAGGAGGCCGTCCAGCGCT atCTGCAGACCCTCAGGTGA